One genomic segment of Brevibacillus laterosporus LMG 15441 includes these proteins:
- a CDS encoding beta-ketoacyl-ACP synthase III, protein MNGLRPVGILATGSYTPDKVLSNADLEKMVETSDEWITSRTGIRERRICAEDQASSDLAYEAAVRALNKANISAEDIDMIIVATVTPDHSFPSTSCILQERLGAKKASAIDLSAACTGFIYGVTTATQFIANGMYRYVLVIGVESLSKITNYEDRNTCVLFGDGAGAAVLGPVPEGMGFKAFDLGADGSGAKLLSLPGGGSRYPVTKETVENKMHYLTMTGNEVFKFAVRVMNSATDTVLTKAGLEKEAIDLLVPHQANLRIIDSAVKRFGLSEDKVVINLDRYGNMSSASIPVALDEAIQAGRVKEGDNVILVGFGGGLTWGAALLTWCTREQNGE, encoded by the coding sequence ATGAATGGATTACGTCCTGTAGGAATCCTGGCAACAGGCTCCTATACACCTGATAAAGTGTTAAGTAATGCCGATTTGGAAAAGATGGTGGAAACCTCTGACGAATGGATTACCTCTCGTACAGGGATTCGTGAACGTCGAATTTGTGCGGAAGATCAAGCTTCTTCAGACCTAGCCTATGAAGCTGCCGTGAGAGCGCTGAACAAGGCAAACATCAGTGCTGAAGACATTGACATGATTATTGTGGCAACAGTAACTCCAGACCATTCTTTTCCATCTACATCATGCATATTACAAGAAAGATTGGGTGCTAAGAAAGCCTCGGCTATCGACCTTTCCGCAGCATGCACGGGATTCATTTACGGGGTGACGACTGCTACACAATTTATCGCGAACGGCATGTATCGTTATGTGCTGGTTATCGGGGTAGAGTCATTATCCAAAATCACAAACTATGAAGATCGTAATACTTGCGTACTGTTTGGTGACGGTGCAGGAGCGGCTGTTCTTGGTCCTGTTCCAGAGGGAATGGGCTTTAAAGCCTTTGACCTAGGTGCGGATGGATCAGGTGCTAAGTTGCTATCTCTCCCAGGTGGCGGTTCTCGTTACCCAGTTACAAAAGAAACCGTAGAGAACAAAATGCACTATTTGACCATGACTGGCAATGAGGTTTTTAAATTTGCTGTACGAGTCATGAACAGTGCAACTGACACCGTGTTAACAAAAGCAGGACTAGAAAAGGAAGCGATCGATCTCTTGGTACCACATCAAGCAAATTTACGTATCATTGATTCGGCTGTGAAACGTTTTGGTTTGTCAGAGGATAAAGTGGTAATTAACTTAGATCGCTATGGAAATATGTCGTCTGCCTCTATTCCCGTTGCGTTGGATGAAGCTATCCAAGCGGGAAGAGTTAAAGAAGGAGACAATGTTATTCTCGTTGGCTTTGGTGGTGGCTTGACTTGGGGAGCAGCACTGCTCACATGGTGCACACGTGAGCAAAACGGCGAATAA
- the plsX gene encoding phosphate acyltransferase PlsX produces the protein MRISLDAMGGDHAPRSAVEGALEAIAVEPSLQIVLVGDESAIGSYLPTPRPSNIEILHTTEKIATDEEPVKAVRRKKDSSLVKAVELARQEEVEAVISAGNTGALMTAGLLITGRMKGIERPALAAMIPKIKGGVTLVLDVGANMDAKPQHLVQYAIMGSLYVEKVLGIKKPRVGLLNVGTEEAKGNELAKSTFPLLKESPVHFIGNVEARDLLEDACDVLVCEGFSGNILLKNTEGTALAIFSQLKRELTSTFMNKLAAAILKPSLKRFANRMDYAEYGGAPMLGLKRPVFKAHGSSDAKAFKNALLAAARFCKSDVNQLILKELQIDHSGKGEKE, from the coding sequence TTGCGTATTTCACTTGATGCCATGGGGGGCGACCATGCACCCCGCAGTGCCGTAGAAGGCGCTTTGGAGGCTATCGCTGTTGAACCCTCCTTACAAATTGTTTTAGTTGGGGATGAATCAGCTATTGGCAGCTATCTGCCTACACCCCGTCCATCTAATATTGAGATTTTACATACAACAGAAAAAATAGCAACAGATGAAGAACCGGTCAAAGCTGTGCGCCGTAAAAAAGATTCTTCTTTAGTAAAAGCAGTAGAGCTAGCACGTCAAGAGGAAGTAGAGGCGGTCATCTCTGCTGGTAACACCGGAGCATTGATGACAGCGGGCTTATTGATTACGGGACGCATGAAGGGAATTGAACGTCCAGCTCTAGCTGCGATGATTCCCAAAATCAAGGGTGGCGTTACATTGGTGCTTGACGTTGGCGCCAATATGGATGCGAAACCCCAGCACCTCGTGCAATATGCTATTATGGGTAGCCTATATGTAGAAAAAGTGTTAGGCATAAAAAAGCCACGCGTTGGTCTACTAAATGTCGGTACAGAAGAAGCGAAAGGGAATGAACTGGCTAAAAGCACCTTTCCCTTGCTAAAAGAGAGTCCGGTCCATTTTATTGGAAACGTAGAAGCGCGAGATTTACTAGAGGACGCTTGCGACGTACTAGTATGTGAGGGCTTCTCTGGCAACATTTTATTGAAAAACACAGAGGGAACGGCTTTAGCTATTTTCTCTCAGTTGAAGCGTGAGCTTACCTCAACCTTCATGAATAAACTGGCTGCTGCCATTTTAAAGCCAAGTCTAAAACGTTTTGCTAACCGCATGGACTATGCAGAGTACGGTGGTGCTCCGATGCTTGGATTGAAACGACCTGTCTTTAAGGCGCATGGTTCATCCGATGCAAAAGCATTCAAAAATGCCCTGCTAGCAGCGGCGCGTTTTTGCAAGTCTGATGTCAATCAGCTCATCTTAAAGGAGCTACAGATCGATCATAGCGGAAAAGGGGAAAAAGAATGA
- the fapR gene encoding transcription factor FapR gives MPKIARIAKRDRQRQLVDSLERNPFATDEDLAAMFDVSIQTIRLDRLELGIPELRERIKSVAEKSLDPVKSLGIEEVIGEVIDLQLDDYGISVLEITEEYVFTRTQIARGHYIFAQANSLAVAVIDADVALTATARMRFIRPVKQGEKLVAKAVVRSTEGDESKVRVETKVQGENVFTATFRVFRIRE, from the coding sequence GTGCCGAAAATCGCTCGCATAGCTAAGAGAGATCGTCAAAGACAGCTCGTGGATAGTCTAGAACGAAATCCATTCGCTACGGATGAAGATTTGGCCGCGATGTTTGATGTTAGCATCCAAACAATACGGCTGGATCGTTTAGAGCTAGGCATACCGGAATTACGTGAACGGATTAAATCTGTTGCAGAGAAAAGTTTGGATCCAGTCAAATCACTAGGAATTGAAGAGGTGATTGGCGAAGTAATAGATCTGCAACTGGATGATTATGGAATTTCTGTCTTAGAAATAACAGAGGAGTATGTGTTTACTCGAACACAGATTGCTCGTGGGCATTATATCTTTGCTCAAGCAAACTCCCTGGCGGTTGCTGTTATCGACGCGGATGTTGCTTTAACGGCTACAGCCCGCATGCGTTTTATTCGGCCTGTGAAGCAAGGCGAGAAGCTGGTTGCTAAGGCTGTGGTTCGTTCTACGGAAGGGGACGAAAGCAAGGTGCGCGTCGAAACGAAGGTTCAAGGGGAAAATGTGTTTACTGCTACGTTTAGAGTTTTTCGTATCCGTGAGTAG
- the rpmF gene encoding 50S ribosomal protein L32, whose product MAVPQRRTSKTRKRLRRTHFKLEIPGMVKCDNCGEHKLAHRVCASCGTYKGKKVVQ is encoded by the coding sequence ATGGCAGTACCTCAACGTAGAACTTCCAAAACTCGTAAAAGATTGCGTCGTACGCACTTCAAATTAGAGATTCCAGGTATGGTTAAATGCGATAACTGCGGCGAACACAAACTAGCTCACCGCGTATGCGCAAGCTGCGGAACTTACAAAGGTAAGAAAGTGGTTCAATAA
- a CDS encoding YceD family protein yields the protein MNIKLIELHHRKGEPLPFQTNLDSQDLKKRHQEIRDLSPVTVTGEAMELGGLIYIKGEIQAEAKFVCARCLTPYTEQLSIPFSETFAPNTSDIEFDEDSDIHQVTGEEIELDPFLEEDFLLSISAFPLCSKDCQGLCASCGINRNEQSCNCSTERIDPRLEALKKFFIQAEE from the coding sequence ATGAATATTAAACTAATAGAATTGCACCACAGAAAAGGAGAACCACTTCCTTTTCAAACAAACTTGGATTCCCAGGATTTAAAGAAGCGTCATCAAGAGATTCGAGACTTATCTCCTGTTACTGTTACAGGAGAGGCTATGGAGCTCGGTGGCTTAATCTATATCAAGGGAGAAATACAAGCAGAAGCTAAGTTCGTTTGTGCGCGTTGCTTGACACCGTACACGGAACAGCTTTCGATTCCTTTTTCTGAAACCTTTGCGCCGAATACATCCGATATCGAATTTGATGAGGATAGCGATATTCATCAGGTGACTGGCGAAGAGATCGAGTTGGACCCGTTCCTGGAAGAAGACTTCTTGTTGTCAATTTCAGCATTCCCATTGTGCTCCAAGGATTGTCAGGGACTGTGCGCGAGTTGCGGAATTAACCGCAATGAACAGTCATGCAATTGTTCCACAGAACGTATTGATCCGCGTTTAGAAGCCCTAAAGAAATTCTTCATTCAAGCAGAAGAATAA